The following are encoded in a window of Arvicanthis niloticus isolate mArvNil1 chromosome 1, mArvNil1.pat.X, whole genome shotgun sequence genomic DNA:
- the Ccer2 gene encoding coiled-coil domain-containing glutamate-rich protein 2 isoform X2: MPLRAPTSAALLLLPLPPLLALLLGAASSASSAPLMPRPSKEELTRCLAEVVMEVLTLGQAQRGPCTDLLHKEIFETEPHGCVHPEEKRLLGGDFNKQESGKMRSSQEIREEEEEEEAERTHKSEVREQAVHTELHSQLHQEEEKEEEKEEEEKSEPGKTSEHMWKPYLEGAGNLRKRVAEKASDEEAAQFQAEEKGMQLLGGGRNLWQGPKRVGGERLEESSNHHHHLEQPSTKAKQEEEALEQEEHDVERLEHMQEQLKKATAMLGEALGREG, from the exons ATGCCGCTCCGTGCACCCACCTCTGCagcgctgctgctgctgcctctgcccccgTTGCTGGCACTGCTGCTGGGGGCTG cctcctcagcctcctcagctcCCCTGATGCCCAGACCCTCCAAGGAGGAG CTAACCCGGTGTCTAGCAGAGGTGGTCATGGAGGTGCTGacactgggccaggcccagagaggCCCCTGCACAGATCTGCTCCACAAAG AGATATTCGAGACAGAGCCCCATGGCTGTGTGCACCCTGAGGAGAAGAGGTTGCTGGGTGGGGACTTCAACAAGCAGGAGTCTGGAAAGATGAGGTCCAGCCAGGAGataagggaggaggaagaagaggaagaagcagagaggaccCACAAGTCTGAGGTTCGGGAACAGGCGGTCCACACAGAGCTCCACAGCCAGCTTcaccaggaggaggagaaagaggaggaaaaggaggaggaggagaagagtgAGCCAGGGAAGACCTCTGAGCATATGTGGAAGCCATATCTAGAGGGTGCTGGAAACCTCCGGAAGCGGGTGGCTGAGAAAGCCAGCGATGAGGAGGCAGCCCAGTTTCAGGCAGAGGAGAAAGGCATGCAGCTACTGGGCGGAGGCCGAAATCTGTGGCAGGGGCCCAAGAGGGTCGGAGGAGAGAGGCTCGAAGAGTCCTCGAACCATCATCACCACCTGGAGCAGCCAAGCACCAAGGccaagcaggaggaagaggcttTAGAGCAGGAG GAACACGATGTGGAGCGGCTGGAGCACATGCAGGAGCAGTTAAAGAAGGCGACCGCCATGTTAGGGGAGGCTCTTGGGAGGGAGGGCTGA
- the Nfkbib gene encoding NF-kappa-B inhibitor beta, which produces MAGVACLGKTADADEWCDSGLGSLGPDAAAPGGPGLGAELGPELSWAPLVFGYVTEDGDTALHLAVIHQHEPFLDFLLGFSAGTEYLDLQNDLGQTALHLAAILGEASTVEKLYAAGAGVLVAERGGHTALHLACRMRAHTCACVLLQPRPSHPRDASDTYLTQSQNHTPDTSHAPVTMDPQSNPENEEEEESRDEDWRLQLEAENYDGHTPLHVAVIQKDAEMVRLLRDAGADLNKPEPTCGRTPLHLAVEAQAASVLELLLKAGADPTARMYGGRTPLGSALLRPNPILARLLRAHGAPEPEDEDDKLSPCSSSSGSDSDSDNRDEGDEYDDIVVHSGRSQNQLPPSLASKPLPDDPNPA; this is translated from the exons ATGGCCGGGGTCGCGTGCTTGGGAAAAACTGCGGACGCCGATGAATGGTGTGACAGCGGCCTGGGCTCTCTAGGTCCTGACGCAGCGGCTCCCGGAGGGCCAGGTCTGGGCGCGGAGCTTGGCCCAGAGCTGTCTTGGGCGCCCTTAGTCTTTGGCTACGTCACTGAGGATGGGGACAC AGCCCTGCACTTGGCCGTGATACATCAGCATGAGCCCTTCCTGGATTTCCTCCTGGGCTTCTCTGCAGGCACTGAGTACCTGGACCTGCAGAATGACCTAGGCCAA ACAGCCCTGCACCTAGCAGCCATCCTTGGGGAGGCGTCTACAGTAGAGAAGTTGTATGCAGCTGGCGCAGGAGTGCTGGTGGCTGAGAGAGGGGGCCACACGGCATTGCACTTGGCCTGCCGGATGAgggcacacacgtgtgcatgcgtACTGCTCCAGCCCCGTCCCAGCCACCCAAGAGATGCCTCAGATACCTACCTCACTCAGAGTCAGAACCATACCCCAGACACCAGCCACGCCCCTGTTACCATGGACCCCCAATCCAacccagagaatgaagaggaggaggagtcacGTGATGAAGATTGGAGGCTGCAGTTAGAAGCTGAAAACTATGATG GCCACACCCCACTCCATGTCGCTGTCATCCAAAAAGATGCAGAGATGGTCCGGCTGCTCAGGGATGCTGGAGCAGACCTCAATAAACCG GAGCCCACATGTGGCCGGACCCCTCTGCATCTGGCAGTAGAAGCCCAAGCAGCCAGCGTGCTGGAGCTTCTCCTGAAAGCTGGTGCTGACCCCACTGCCCGAATGTATGGGGGCCGCACCCCACTTGGCAGTGCCCTGCTCCGACCCAACCCCATTCTTGCCCGCCTCCTTCGTGCACATGGGGCTCCTGAACCTGAGGATGAGGACGATAAGCTTAGCccttgcagcagcagcagtggcagtgacagtgacagtgacaaCAGAGATGAGGGC GATGAATATGATGACATCGTGGTTCACAGTGGCAGGAGCCAAAACCAGCTACCTCCTTCCCTGGCGTCCAAACCTCTTCCTGATGACCCCAACCCTGCCTGA
- the Ccer2 gene encoding coiled-coil domain-containing glutamate-rich protein 2 isoform X1, producing the protein MMEQGLGLEGTVTSEEVDLEGSTFQMRREPRRVAQFPPSSASSAPLMPRPSKEELTRCLAEVVMEVLTLGQAQRGPCTDLLHKEIFETEPHGCVHPEEKRLLGGDFNKQESGKMRSSQEIREEEEEEEAERTHKSEVREQAVHTELHSQLHQEEEKEEEKEEEEKSEPGKTSEHMWKPYLEGAGNLRKRVAEKASDEEAAQFQAEEKGMQLLGGGRNLWQGPKRVGGERLEESSNHHHHLEQPSTKAKQEEEALEQEEHDVERLEHMQEQLKKATAMLGEALGREG; encoded by the exons ATGATGGAGCAGGGACTTGGGCTAGAAGGAACTGTCACCTCTGAGGAAGTAGATTTAGAAGGATCCACTTTCCAGATGAGGAGGGAGCCGAGAAGAGTTGCCCAGTTCCCAC cctcctcagcctcctcagctcCCCTGATGCCCAGACCCTCCAAGGAGGAG CTAACCCGGTGTCTAGCAGAGGTGGTCATGGAGGTGCTGacactgggccaggcccagagaggCCCCTGCACAGATCTGCTCCACAAAG AGATATTCGAGACAGAGCCCCATGGCTGTGTGCACCCTGAGGAGAAGAGGTTGCTGGGTGGGGACTTCAACAAGCAGGAGTCTGGAAAGATGAGGTCCAGCCAGGAGataagggaggaggaagaagaggaagaagcagagaggaccCACAAGTCTGAGGTTCGGGAACAGGCGGTCCACACAGAGCTCCACAGCCAGCTTcaccaggaggaggagaaagaggaggaaaaggaggaggaggagaagagtgAGCCAGGGAAGACCTCTGAGCATATGTGGAAGCCATATCTAGAGGGTGCTGGAAACCTCCGGAAGCGGGTGGCTGAGAAAGCCAGCGATGAGGAGGCAGCCCAGTTTCAGGCAGAGGAGAAAGGCATGCAGCTACTGGGCGGAGGCCGAAATCTGTGGCAGGGGCCCAAGAGGGTCGGAGGAGAGAGGCTCGAAGAGTCCTCGAACCATCATCACCACCTGGAGCAGCCAAGCACCAAGGccaagcaggaggaagaggcttTAGAGCAGGAG GAACACGATGTGGAGCGGCTGGAGCACATGCAGGAGCAGTTAAAGAAGGCGACCGCCATGTTAGGGGAGGCTCTTGGGAGGGAGGGCTGA